A part of Nostoc sp. HK-01 genomic DNA contains:
- a CDS encoding short-chain dehydrogenase/reductase SDR, translating into MGKRILITGVSKGLGYAMSEDFIAQGHTVIGCARSAAAIEKMKDSFGAPNDFATVDVANEEQLTYSPA; encoded by the coding sequence ATGGGCAAGCGGATCTTAATAACGGGCGTAAGTAAAGGTTTAGGCTACGCGATGAGCGAGGATTTTATTGCACAGGGTCATACAGTGATTGGTTGCGCTCGTTCGGCGGCAGCGATTGAAAAAATGAAAGATAGCTTTGGTGCGCCGAATGACTTTGCAACTGTAGATGTAGCAAATGAAGAACAATTGACATACTCCCCAGCCTAG
- a CDS encoding short-chain dehydrogenase/reductase SDR has protein sequence MFLVKNWATEILAKYEPPDILINNAAIVNPPAPLWEIPSEEFSQLIDINIKGVVNVIRHFVPAMLEKQQGIIVNFSSGWGRSTSPEVAPYCASKWAIEGLTRSLAQELPVGMAAIPLNPGIIHTDMLSICFGESAASYTCASKWALKAVPFILKLKPKDNGTPLTVPG, from the coding sequence ATGTTTTTGGTAAAAAATTGGGCAACAGAGATACTGGCTAAATATGAGCCACCAGATATATTGATTAATAACGCCGCCATCGTTAACCCACCAGCACCTTTGTGGGAGATACCATCCGAGGAATTTTCACAGTTAATAGATATCAATATTAAAGGGGTAGTGAATGTAATTCGCCATTTCGTGCCAGCAATGCTAGAAAAGCAACAAGGTATCATTGTCAACTTTAGTTCTGGTTGGGGACGTTCGACTTCACCAGAAGTAGCACCATACTGTGCATCTAAGTGGGCAATAGAGGGGTTAACGCGGTCTTTAGCACAAGAATTACCTGTGGGGATGGCAGCTATTCCATTGAATCCAGGGATTATTCATACAGATATGTTGAGTATTTGCTTTGGAGAATCAGCAGCTTCTTATACCTGTGCATCTAAGTGGGCTTTAAAAGCAGTTCCGTTTATTCTGAAATTGAAACCCAAGGATAACGGTACTCCCCTAACGGTTCCCGGATGA
- a CDS encoding IS891/IS1136/IS1341 transposase yields MVVVVDEGNKLEVEVKTGKIAGFDFGLKIFLTCSDGTKIESPQFFKQSLNAIKIYSRQHSKKLKGSSNRERARKNLVRRYEDVSHRRLDWFWKLTHHLTDKFDVLCFETLNLKGMQRLWGRKISDLAFGEFLQILEWVAKKKKKRVVFIDQWYPSTKTCSCCGHVLESLDLSTREWCCPSCQSLNGRDENASQVICAVGASTVGLGDVSRFETAIAV; encoded by the coding sequence ATGGTTGTGGTAGTTGATGAGGGGAACAAACTAGAAGTTGAAGTTAAGACGGGTAAAATCGCTGGCTTTGATTTTGGATTGAAAATATTCCTCACTTGTTCAGACGGTACTAAAATTGAATCACCCCAATTTTTCAAGCAGTCACTCAACGCCATCAAAATATACAGCAGACAGCATTCCAAAAAGTTGAAAGGCTCATCTAATCGTGAACGAGCTAGAAAGAATTTAGTACGTCGATACGAAGATGTTTCTCATCGTCGGCTTGATTGGTTTTGGAAGTTGACACATCATTTGACTGATAAATTTGATGTGTTATGTTTTGAAACACTAAACCTCAAAGGAATGCAGCGTCTTTGGGGGAGAAAAATCTCTGATTTGGCGTTTGGAGAGTTTCTACAAATACTAGAATGGGTTGCCAAAAAGAAGAAAAAGAGGGTTGTTTTCATCGACCAATGGTATCCCAGCACTAAGACTTGTTCTTGCTGCGGCCATGTTTTAGAAAGTCTTGATTTGTCTACTAGAGAGTGGTGCTGTCCTTCCTGTCAGTCATTAAACGGCAGGGATGAAAACGCATCTCAGGTAATTTGTGCAGTCGGGGCATCGACTGTTGGGTTAGGTGATGTAAGTCGGTTTGAAACTGCAATTGCTGTTTGA